In one Lolium rigidum isolate FL_2022 chromosome 3, APGP_CSIRO_Lrig_0.1, whole genome shotgun sequence genomic region, the following are encoded:
- the LOC124701126 gene encoding nascent polypeptide-associated complex subunit beta-like, translating into MNVDKLKKMAGAVRTGGKGSVRRKKKAVHKTTTTDDKRLQSTLKRVGVNTIPGIEEVNIFKDDVVIQFQNPKVQASIAANTWVVSGTPQTKKLQDLLPTIINQLGPDNLDNLRRLAEQFQKQMPGADAGASIGAAQDDDDDVPDLVPGTTFEEAAEEKKEPEAKKEPEAEEKKESS; encoded by the exons ATGAATGTCGACAAGCTGAAGAAGATGGCCGGTGCCGTGCGCACCGGGGGCAAGGGCAGCGTCCGCAg GAAGAAGAAGGCGGTTCACAAGACCACCACCACTGATGACAAGAGGCTTCAGAGCACCTTGAAAAGAGTAGGAGTGAACACCATTCCTGGTATTGAAGAGGTCAACATCTTCAAGGATGATGTAGTCATCCAGTTTCAGAATCCCAAAG TGCAAGCATCCATTGCTGCAAACACATGGGTGGTCAGTGGAACACCACAGACAAAAA AGCTGCAAGATCTGCTGCCAACGATTATCAACCAACTGG GCCCTGATAACTTGGACAACCTGCGGAGGCTTGCTGAGCAGTTCCAGAAGCAGATGCCTGGTGCTGATGCTGGGGCCAGCATTGGTGCCGCtcaggacgacgatgatgatgttcCGGATCTCGTCCCAGGAACAACCTTTGAAGAGGCTGCAGAGGAGAAGAAGGAACCTGAAGCGAAGAAGGAACCGGAGGCAGAGGAGAAGAAAGAATCGTCGTAA
- the LOC124701127 gene encoding ananain-like — translation MGELHRSVVTVGALSLFGVGILYLKDDPEEPAARKLIYQELLEEETYEEKAMKKRFEEWMIKYDRRYRDNEEKAMRYKIFKSTAQRVDELNLRPGALSTVGTNDFADRTAEERPSGASRVRI, via the exons ATGGGTGAATTGCATCGTAGTGTTGTGACAGTGGGTGCCTTGTCTCTCTTTGGGGTTGGTATTTTGTATTTGAAAGATGACCCTGAAGAGCCAGCAG CCCGCAAGCTGATTTACCAGGAGCTCCTGGAGGAGGAAACCTATGAGGAGAAAGCCATGAAAAAAAGGTTTGAAGAGTGGATGATCAAGTACGACCGCAGGTACAGGGACAATGAGGAGAAGGCGATGCGGTACAAGATATTCAAGAGTACGGCACAACGCGTTGACGAGCTTAACTTGAGGCCCGGGGCTTTATCCACCGTTGGAACAAACGATTTCGCCGACAGAACTGCTGAAGAGAGGCCAAGCGGAGCTTCCAGGGTTCGTATATGA